CTAGAATGATTGTATTACCAATAGAGTAACCAGTCCTAGAATGATTGTATTACCAATAGAGTAACCAGTCCTAGAACGGTTGTATTCCCAATAGAGTAACCAGTCCTAGAATGATTGTATTACCAATAGAGTAACCAGTCCTAGAATGATTGTATTACCAAATAGAGTAACCAGTCCTAGAATGATTGTATTACTAATAGAGTAACCAGTCCTAGAAAGATTGTATTGCCAATAGAGTAACCAGTCGTAGAATGTATGTATTACTAATAGAGTAACCAGTCCTAGAATTAATGTATTACCAATAGAGTAGTCAGTCCCAGAATTAATGTATTACTAACAGAGTAAGCCAGTCCAGAATGAATGCCCAGAGATAGACCGGGACTAAATCTAGCCATAAACTTTGTCCCAAATAGGTCTAGAACAAACAACATTTGTACACACAGCCCTTAGAGTAGCCAGTCTTTGAATGAATATATTACCAATAAGAGTAGCCAGTCCTAGAATGAATGTATTACGATTaaattagtagtagtagtagtagtagtagtagtagtagtagtagtagtagtagtagtagtagtcgaAGTAGTATTGCCAATAGAGCAACCAGAATTAATGCCCAGAGACAGACTGGGGCTAAATCTAGCCCTGAATTTTGTCCCAAATAGATCCCGAACAAACAGCATGTGTACACACAGCCCTTAGCAAGGCCGTCATGATCTCTCAGTTTTGTACCAGTCAAGGTATCACATTCACAATAGCAAGTAACATCACAATATCACCAATAATAATTTgagcctgtttttttttactgtaagcTTTCATATAATCTACTAAATGCATCTACCTTCTATTATTGATTTATTGACCAGGCTGGAGGCATTTGTATTTAACCATGGGCCCACATGTGACAGAGCTTTGCAGTGAGTGCAGTATGATTGCCATATAAAGAACAGATCACAAATAATGATGTTTATTGTTGGAGTGTGAGTGCAACACTGAGAGCTGAAGGGTGAGCTGTGGAGGTTTTGCAGGATGTGGCATGGAATACAGGAACTTGAAAGCAGACAACATGTGATAAAACAGAACTATAGCACACCGTACTAGGAAGGAATAAAGGAACCAGAAAACACGTCATATTGTATCAAATGAAGAGTTTTAAAGAGGCTGTAGGTAAGCTCACCTAAATTGACTTTAATGTAGAGGAGTTGCTAGTTTCTTTACAGTAATTGGTCACTTTGTCTATGACAGTGTCACTGTCACTGCCCGAATCTTGTATGGCCATAAGCAAGAATGCTTCACAGGAGACCTGTGAATTTGTGTTCCTTACTCAAGTCTTGATGTGTTCAAGGACAGAGACAGAATTCCCTGCAAGTTCTCACTCTCTACCTGTGTCACATGCAGAGAAAGAAGAAACTTGTATAATAAGATAaggatgtgtatatgtgtttatcAGCAGGTTGTATCATGTAAAATTTATACTACAAGAAATGTCTGCACAACCACAGCCATTTTTCAACTGTATATCTTGTTATTCTTTTAAAGGTAATGTAAAATCAGTTATAGCTGTAAATGAATGggcacaccctctccacctcatCTCTGACCATCAGGCAGAAACTGCACACGTAATTTCATTTGACAATACTGCATGTTGTCTGTGACACAATCTAATGCCTGAAGTACTAGTGCGTTTTTACATTTGTGATAagtatttgtgttttttatttaaagcaaTGTGTTCCTTGTTCTTTTCAGATAGTATTTGTATTACCACTatttttattataataattttatCATTAATTATATTACCACTGACAGATATCTTTGGCACAAACTGATTAAATAAAACTGATATTCAATTCAATTATTTATGCTGATATTTTCTTTATTAGGTTTACAGTATTATACTCCAAAGGTTTTAAATGACAGTTATATCCTATATTTAAAGAAACTATACCTTTGTTTACCTCTGCAACAGCAGTATACTGTTCATTTTACTATAATTACTGGCAACCCTGCTGTCAGttaatttttttacagtgtatggtTGCTATTGTCACTTCGATGTGAGCCAGAGATTTGGGCTGAGGGTGTTAAGAAAAGATGTCTCAGGCGGTGTCTGTCTCAGGGTGCTTAAATGTGAGGCGGAGCTGTGTCCTTCCCTGTTGCCTCCCTGTCAGCATTCGAGCTGCACACATCCATGATTCATATGCTTGATTACATCTACTACAGTTTATGGTGGctctggataaaagcatctgctaAATCAATAAATGTATATTTGAGGTATTTTTAATGATGGAGTTTACACGTCATATAATGTACTGCAGACAGATTTATCTTAGCTATGAGTGTGACTGCATGTTACTGTCTTCGCTGCCCTCTTGGTTACTTAGAGTTTTAAACAAGAAATGCAAAAAGAAGTAGATGTAGACACAGCTAGACAACTCACGAAGAAAGTTCCCATAAAAATGCTCATGAAGGAGCATgtaaagacagaaagaaactACTGGATCTACAAAGAGAGAATGATTGAACTACTGACAGGTACACAAAGACTGATTGActaataatgtaatgtaattgaCACATAATTAAATTAAAGTACCTTTGCTGTTtgtctctctgctgtctgtctcactgctgtctgtctctgccgGTGGATGTTGGTTAGGCTTAACTGCCATTTGCCTCCCATCATCCTCAAAATTCATTGAGTAGCAGCACTGGCATTGCTGACAGGCACACGCTGGTTTATGAGGAACCcaatcacttcctgttccatcCTGTGTACCATAGGAGTGGATATAGGGGGGATTATTGGTGGATTTTGTTCCGAAATACAATTGGGTGTTATCTGCATATTAGTAGAAGTCCAGGTGAAAGTGTTGTGTAATCTCTCCAAGTATATAATTGATAAAGATCAGAGGACTGATGACAGAACCCTTGGCAACCCCATGACTGACAGTCAAAGTTGTAGAGATGAAAGATTTTAATTCTTAAAGAAGGATTAAATTATTAATCCGTAAACCAGTCTAAACCAGATGTAAACCAGTCTAAACCAGCCTAAATTAGATGTAACCAGTCCAGTACAGAACCATTGATGCAAGAGAAAGGCACACCATCTCTAAGACTGAACTCAGATCTAATAATGAGTATTAAGCACTCCAGTATCTGCAGATGTGAGAAAATCATTAGTGACCTTAACCAAGGCAGCTTCAATACCATGATAATTGCAGACAGTCTCCACACTCGAGACATTGGAAAGATTATTGCTttctaaatacattttaaaacacattcAAGAACCTCGGACAGAAATGAAAGATTTGAAATTGGGTGGTAGCCTGTTTCATATTACAATGTTCTGGACTATGCCAAGGGGTGGAAGAGAAAGATGCAGTTTTAAGAGATGGTATTAAATTAAGGCACTTTAACAGAATTAAGCATATAGCAGTGTGGCTATCGAAGGAGGACACAGGAGAAGAATCAAGTGAGAACTCAGTAGTGATTGACTTGGTAGTGATGGACTCAGTAGTGACAGACTGAATCCTGCAATAGGATTATTATAATCTTCTGATTATACAGTGACAGATAATGAAAAGAGAAGACAATGGACATTCAAAATCAAGACTAATTTGTTTGGTTCAGATGGTCTCAAGCATGTGTGGTGGCAATCAGGTAAGGAGTACAAAGATAAGTGTTTCATCCCTTCAGTCCTTCATGGTGTTGGGAATGTCCTGGTGTGGGGCTGCATGAGTGCAGCAGGTGTTGGGGAGTTACATTTCATTGAGGGACACATGAACTCCAATATGTACTGTGAAACACTGAAGCAGAGCATGATCCCCACCATCCAGAAACTGGGTCGCAGGGCAGTGTTCCAGCATGCTAATGACCCCAAACACACCCAAGATGACCACTGCTTTATTGAAGAAGCTGAGGGTAAAGGTGATGGACTGGCCAAGCAtgtctccagacctaaacccaatCCTGAACCCAATACAACATCTTTGGGAAATCCTCAAGCAGAAGGTGGAGGTGCACAAAGTCTCAAATATCCGCCAGCTCCATAATGTCATCATGGAGGAGTGGAAACACATTCCAGTGGCATCATGTGAAGCTCTAGTAAAGTCCATGGAGTCCCAGGAGAGTTAAGGTAGTTCTGgaaaataatgttaaaaaatAAGTGTAAAAAATATTGACACTCCAGGAACTTTCACTAAGGGATGTATTCACTTTTGTTACCGGTGGTTTAGACATTAATAGCTGTATATTGATTTATTTTGAGGCAAGAATGAATTTACACTGTTACATATAtaagctgcacacagactactTTTCATTGTGTCAAAGTATAATTTCTAATTTCGTCAGTTGTTCCATGAAAAGATCTGCAGAAATGTGAGGGGTGTACTTACTTTTGtgatatcaaatcaaatatatttatatagcgcttttcacaacacatgttgtcacaacatacacatatatatatatatatatatatatatatatatatatatatatatatacaaaccaCAAAAGTGATATGTATATGTGGAGATGGGGTGTGTCTTTCTGTGTGGTGTCTATctttctgtatatatatatatatatatatatatatatatatatatatatatatatatatatatatatatatatatatatatatattttttttttttttttacagaatatatatacatttattgaATATATCAATGGTAAATGTTTGGTCCAATGCATATCTTTACAACTGAAACCATGTGAAACCAAAATGATAGGTGCTTTAACATGGATTTTCCCAGAATGTCCAGATGGCCCATTAAACCCAGTGAATACCGTTACAACACCCACTACAGCTGTAATGCTAGAAGACATGCCAGATTTCTTCCTAGTGAGGGCTTTCTACATGCTCTCTCTCAAATTCTAAAAGGAGATTCAACTCTCACCTCTTTCACTGGAAGGCATTCTCTCTTCCACACCTGTTTGTGTCAAACGTCAAATGCATAATTCAGTTTAGTCACACATTTGTATTAGGTTAGATACACTTATGATCTTGACAAGAACAGTATGTGTGTTGCGTTAGTAAGGTCCTTTTGAAACTGAAGATGTTATGAAACTTGTAGAGGGAAATGTGAATAAGTGACTGTGCATATACATCTGACCAGCCTGTATACTGTATGTGGTATGTGCACATACTCAATGAGCTGACCACAAACCAAATTAATTGGTGAATACAGAGGTGAATGATTGAGCAGTGGTAGTGGTATCCTCTCTCCACTTTATCACAAAGAAAAAGTATTTTTAGTATTTTCATGAATTGTCACCTACATTGAAATCGTGCTAGAGTGAAAACtgcaaaaataagaaaaatatcaTCATAATTAATAATAGCATAACATTGCATCACTTGTTCATTTCTGTTTATTATGCAGTAGGTTCAGTATTGAATAATTTGATGATtttcaatgaatgaatgataTGATGCACACAGAGAACCTAAAAAACATTAGTAACAATCTATAACATGTCATGTGACTAGGCTAGAAAGGCTGATATGAATTAGAGTATTGTATATGCATGAGGGTGTGTAGGTTCTTGGGAGAAAGAGTTGCCCACATGTTTCCCAGAAACACAGCACACTCAGTACTGGTTGTATAGAAAGGAAAGATCCTGTTCTTTTTTCCTTGTAAACTTTATTTTTCCAAAATAAAGGTATGGAGTTAGAGAGATTCAAAACCCCTAAATCACAATGTGCTGCTTTTCAAAGAGGCTCAAATGTTgtttattgattgattgatttgcaGCAGCAGCAGACGATTAAAAATGATCTAGGGTTTTTGTTTTAAACAATTATATTAATTTAAAATACTATTTTAAAAACCCACACATAGCATCTTGACTGAGGTGGAATAAATATATTGATGTCACAGCAGTGTTAGTTGCAGTCTCTTAAAACACTTGTGATATTTCGAGTATTGGTCTTTTTTGGCATGTTTGGGCTAATGTAGTATCTTTGCATGCTCTCCAAATATTACTGTGGTCAAACTGATTCATTCGCCATAGTCCTATTCAAGCACAGCAGGACACTACTGACTGCAAGGAGAAAGatcaaacataaaacagatgtGTAATAATGGCCTTGATCTGCACATCAGCCTCTCAGTACTTGTGCCTGTGTGAATTCTAGATACTATTAATCAATTAGAAGCTTATACTCACGCCTAAAGCCATATTGTGAAATGAAAACaaagcatgcatacacacaactttgagagagagagagagagagagagagagagagagagagagagagagagagagagagagagagagagaaagagagagagcagacaaTAGCTTGTGTCAAAGTGGGTCAGCAGCTTGTCTTGTAAATCCATCCTGGTGCTTTAGGGGCGGAGCTGATTTGGTATAGGGTGTAGTATTACCCATGTGGAGTCCTTTGAAGTGCATTATTCAAACTAGTAACACCAGTTTACTGATAGTAACACGTTCACAACATGAACTGAGAGCACATGGTCGGAAAAATACAGGGGGGGGGGAGGTCTCAGAGACACCAGACAAGTAGTGTGGGAAAAGACTGCCATAACAATGTTGGTCCTTGACCTTACACCACCCCCCGATcccacacccctctccttcatTCTTTCCCTGCAGCACGTCCCTTAACTTTTGCAGCAGAAGAGTTAAGCTGTGACTATCCTCTTGTTCTGTTTCCCTCCCTCGTGCTCGTCACTGTTAATACAGCTGTTATTGTTCGCCTCgtgctctcctcctctcccaagCGTTATTGTATCAGACGGCTCCGTTTCACCATCCCCCCATATCAGTAGTGCGCTCTTTTTCTCCTTCTATCTTTTGTCCTTgtccacactcctccctcttctCGCGCCGTGCAATGACATCATGAACAGCCGGTGCGAGTCAGCCAGTAAGCGTGCAGGCTCTTCCTAGCCCTCGCGCACTCTCCTCGCTCGCGCTCACTCGTTCATTCTCCCTCACGGTCGTAGCCTCGTTCAGCGTCAAAGATGGCACAGGCTTTCGTCGGAACGTGGGAGTTAAAGGAGAGCAAGCATTTCGACGAGTACCTGAAAGCCCTGGGTGAGTGCGCGAGAGCGCGGGGAGCAGGTGTCCGCGCGCGTGCTGTGAGTGTCGCGACCGCTAAATATGGGGTGTGCCTTTCGACGCAAAGCTCGCGCGCACGTGTGAATCCGAGTGCGTAAGATGGGAAAGGCTTTCAACTGCGCGAGCGACTCGATGAACAGTTATTTTGTACGGGCTGCAAAATTGCAGCAGTATGTCGTAGGATGGCGGCTTGCATGCGCAGGGAGGGTCCCCACTCTTAGATGAATAAATGCATACACGCACTTCACGCAGACTCGTTTGCACCACGTGTGTTCgcggtacactcacacacacactaaagagCGTTGCAGTAAATTTTTTAACGTCGTATACAGCTTATAACTATTGCGTTTTAAAGTCGTTGAGCGTGTTGCCTCGAATGTCCGTTAATCTATTTGTAAAATGAGACGTCTGCAAACGTTTTAAGGGGCGTTAGCTTGCTAAGTTTGTCCCTGAGCCTTGCCTGTCTTGGCATGATTCCTACGCAAAGGTGCGTTTAACACGTCCTAACAGGCAAATTAGCGCCTCCTGGTTTCTCGAGACGACCGCAAGTACACAATAGATGTTTAAATGGCACTGCTAGGTTATCCTAAGTCGGCACGGTTAATTCAGTCAACTTTGGGAGTGATGGTGAGGAATGAGATCCATCACAGGGTGAATTGGTGAGGGACAAAGGCGTAGTAATGGGTGCGTGAAAAAACAAATGGGCGGGATTTCCCCCTTAGATATTTTTGTGGaactttattatattatatttatggACGAGTATATTTTAAATTCGATATGTCGAATTATCATTAACCAGTTCAGACTAACTATTTATATAACCAATCAATAGTAAGAACCTGCCCTCTCCGTGCGCAAACAGCGTGTGTTTACTTGACCGCTTTGACCGTTCCAGTTTTTGGTGGTTTGCAGGGCCAAGTTCACTTGTGATTAACGTGTGCTCGTGCGCGTGTCTGCTGTGAATACATACCCACGGTACTATCCCGAAGTCTGAATTCATTAGTTACATTTAAAAGGGTTTCCAGTGACGACTGGACGATTCTATGTTGTCAGTTCACATCAGTGTTCATAATGTGAAAAGTATAATGAAATGCGATGTGGAATACATAAAAGCATAATGTTTGGCATTTGATGCAACACGCAAACAAACCCAACTTTGTGGTTTTAGGTGTGGGCTTTGCAACACGTCAGATTGGCAGTATGACCAAACCCACCACCATCATTTCCATGGACGGTGATGTTATAACATTAAAGACTGTCAGCACTTTCAAGAGCACAGAGATCAGTTTTAAACTGGGAGAGGAGTTTGATGAGTCCACTGCAGATGATCGTAAAGTCAAGGTATGTGTGAATGTAGATCTAACTTACTACACACTTGATATTGTGCTATTGATACATGCTAGGGTGTGTCTCAGATCTGGTATAATCTGTAGAACTGGCTCTTTTTAATCACCCTGTTGCATTTCAGTCTTTGGTAACTATTGATGGAGGCAAGTTGGTCCATGTTCAGAAATGGGAGGGCAAAGAGACATCACTGGTACGAGAGGTCGATGGCAATACTCTCACATTGGTGAGTATCGTCTGCATGTGTGAGATCATTGCTGACTGTAGGGCTGGGTGGTTTTGTGTGTCAGCAAGCAATAAGCCTTACTGATGTGAAACTGCCTGTATTAATTGCTGACTCTGGGGCACAACGGGTGTGCTCAGGGGCATTTGATTACTGATACGTTTTACCTCTGTATTTCCCCATTGACAGACATTAACTCTTGGCAACGTGGTCTGCACACGATCCTACATGAAGGCAGAGTGAATTCCCTTCCACAACCCTTGGTCATGCAGACATCTCTGATCAAGTACATTTCCAACGGTTGTCAATAGTTCTGGTCCATTCGTCTTTCTACTGTACCCAAAAAGggaataaaatgttttataccTACAAAATGCAGTGTTCGATGGTATGTTCTTTTCTGATGTGAGATGTGAATGCAAATGTGCCTGCAGTCTGAGATTCCTCAAATTCCTTGTTAGTTCAGCACTGTCGAAGCAGTCACAAGTTCATCATGAGGCCTATTTATATCAGCCAGTATTTCCATCACAAGATCCAAGGCAAGGGACTTTGGTTAGTACACTATGTCACTGCATTAACTGCTGGAAATGTATTCTGTATGTCTACTAATTTAAGTATGTTCTCATATCTGTGACATCTGTTCTAATTTGAGTTGATGAGTGTCTTGTGTCCATGTTGACAGGTGAGCAGGTCATGGACAAAACACTTTGACCTTTCACCTCTAATCACAAACGTCACTCTGAACTTTGCAAACCtcgtttttatttttattttcataaaaACCTGTCGTGGATCTgatcagtgtgtatgtgttgcaCCGTGTATAACTGAATGACAAAATGAAGTCATTTTGCCCTTGTTCACTCTagcataaatgaaaatgttacatGAAAGCAACGAACAGATCTCcattcatttgtgtgttttgtgtttgtgttttttgtgctttttcttcttttccgaTCTCTTGGCATCATCGCTGTCGGAAACACTCTCCCGCTTTCgctttttcttctctttcttggCTTTCTTCTCCTATAGGCAGAAAAATCAAACATTCATGCTATTAAAAAGCAAATACTGAAAAAGATTTGCTGTGTTGTGAAAAGGATGAGGGAAAAGCTTAATGGAACAGAAAGGCTTATGCAACTGCCTTTTCTCTCATGCTACATGTCTGATTACTGACAAAGGGGAGATTCTAAGGGGCGTGTTCCCACCTTCCTTTGTTTCGGAGGCTCTGATTGGGTACTCTGTGTAACACATTCTGATTCCTCCTCTTCTGGCACCAAACTGTACTGCAGCCCAGGCTGTGAAAAACAATCCTTTGCAAAGTGTCCTGAGAGAGAATGCACACAGATTAGTACATCTGGAGCATGTGCTTCTCATTTGCTACCCTCTATAAAATTTTCAATGTCAAGTCTCAATAGTTTAAATGAAACCCTGACTTTTGTAGAGGTGTTCTTTAGCCAACACATTTGAGAATAAAGTTGGTAAACATACTAAAATGAAcattaaaaaggtattaaaaaTTGATTATTAATGTTCAGCATGTAGAAGTCATGTCGATGTCAGCTATTCCCAAAGCTTTCATCCATagtctgtttctgaccacaggaagTTGGCAGGCTGGCTATGTTTAATGTTGCTTTCATTACAGTTACACTGATGTGTGAGAACTCCAGCAAAACTGCTGTTCATGACATACCCATACTAGCACAGCATCTAACACCATGCCATTGCAATTGCTGTACTGACAGGGAGCTGCCTCCAGATAATATCTGATCAGCAGTGGTCCTATGGTCTGAATCTTTGGGTGAAGGGTTACTGACATTGTGTTTGGCAATAAAAGGGCCATCGTCTGTAACTGAGCATATAAAACACACCCCCTCTGGATAGGTGCACCTCAAAATGTGGCCAGCGCATGTAGTTTATTATGCAGAAAGACTCTGACTCATTCTTACCTGTGCACCCACACTTCTTACATGTGGTGTTTAGTACAGCCTCTAAAGTGATTCTCTGACCCGTGTGATCCCGGAACTGCCTTCGTCTGCGTGCATCCTGTCTATATTACACAAAGGTGTATACATTTAAACATCATATATATTCAATGGATAAATGGACAGCTATTAATTTTTTTCTTCCTAAGTCCATGTATGGTCTTGTGAGTAAACAGTACAGTGTATAAACGTAGTACATGATTACTTACTCAGCCATCACATTGTTGGGATCTAGGTCACGCCCTGTCCCTTGATTGACAGCTTTCATGGAGAAAGAGAGTTTCACCTTTTCATCGTAAATCTGGCACAAATGAGGAGCACAAAGGAATACTGATTAGTTTCTATATtgtataaaataaatgtaaaaattatATGCACTTGCAAAGGACTACATTTTGCTGATGAATTGTGAATAACGTTATTCGGAGTAATCTGTTTAGTTGGTCTGCATTTTGTGACTGCATTTAGGTATACCTCTTTGCCGATAACTTTAATCCACACTTGATCACCAACATCAACGATTTCAGAAGGATTATCTACCCGAGAGGCAGACATCTCACTCTTATGAACCAACCCTGTGAATACACACATGTTAAAATGTTTTACCAATTAATTAACGCTCATTTACTGTAATCTTACCTTGTTTCCTGTATCCTGGGATCTTAACAAACGCTCCATATGCGGTCAATGAAACCACCTGCACATGAGAAGAGGTGAGAGAGAATCTAACAGAACGGACACCGTGTGGTGCACAACCACATCGTTCATGTCACCACTAACCTCTCCTTTTATTATGCTGTACATCTCTGGTAATCCGTCCAGGCCGGCTGGCTCTCTACTATGATCGTGGGCCATCTTTTAACACACGTCTAGAAAGTCTATTGTGTCTTTATTTGCTGGATTAGTTCGATTATATCTCGGGACGTCAAATAAACACAAGCGCAGGTCTCACTTCAACTGGCTCGCTAGTCAGCTACACAGCTAGCTATCGTAGCTAAAGTAGCATCGACGAATCTGTTCCAGTGCAATGAGACGAGAGACTGCGCTGCATCCCAGCTGTTCCAGGAATTACGTCTAGGTAAAACGAACGGAAAAGCAAACGACCAAAGAAGCAAAAATACAACGTACGTTCATCTCCATTAATACACGCACACCAACAGTGCAGCTACCCAGTGTATTGGGCTGCGTTCGTGAATTGTCTTCCGGGTGAAGGCGCAGCTAGCGACCAATAAAATGGGTTGCAACATAAACCAACCAATTAAAAAGCTTTAACTGTTCCGGAAGTGTTTACCTTCAGCCAGGCGTGTTGCGAATGGTGTGCAGCTTCATTCATACAAAAATACACGGAGAGGAATTGCGTTTAGTCCTTATTGTCGGGTTTATATTTTATATCTCTACCGGTTTGAAGATCTCGTCTAAAGAATGATCGAACAAAAGAAGCGGAGCGCGGACATGGCGATTGTTCCCGCTGGTGTGAAGAGGCCCAGGACCGAGTTAGTTGCTGCGGCACAATCGCAGCAACTAGCAACCATGGTACATGCTAGCTGACTAGCCGCATTAAGAACACCGAGTTAAACGGAGAATTAACTGAATTAGGACATTATTTGTGTACACGCGGACGAAACTAACTTTTCCGACATAGTTTGATATGTTCAATCTTTCTTTGTGGGTTAGGGCCCACCTCGCAGCTCCAGTTTGCAAGCTCCTATAATGTTGCTGTCTGGGCACGAAGGTGAAGTCTACTGCACCAAGTTCCATCCTAATGGTGCCACGCTTGCTTCTGCAGGATATGACCGCCTAATATGTAAGACTCTCTTTTTTAATGGCATCAGTTGTGTTGCCTTACTGTTATCTTACTTGATCCTTTTTGTGTCCTGTAATGATGGAAACACCTTAGCTCATAGTTTGAAACTGAGGAAATTTGATGGTCAAGCATTAAAACTAAGAAGATTATGGAAAGACTGATTATAAGAACAGTCTTTCCAGAATCTGCTCGTGGCTTTACTGAGCACACTCAGTTCATGCCAGATTCTGCCGTGTGCAGAGTGTGTGCTCTGCATGAATGAAGATGAGATCAGTTAATATTTAACAGGTAGTTTTGGTAATTGCTTGTCATGAGTTaggttgttattgttgtttgtgCAAGCCACTATTTGTGGGATTCTGTTTGTGCAGTGTTATGGACCGTGTATGGAGACTGTGAGAACTTTGCCACACTTAAAGGTCACAGTGGAGCTGTGATGGAGCTTCACTAC
This Brachyhypopomus gauderio isolate BG-103 chromosome 6, BGAUD_0.2, whole genome shotgun sequence DNA region includes the following protein-coding sequences:
- the fabp3 gene encoding fatty acid-binding protein, heart, with protein sequence MAQAFVGTWELKESKHFDEYLKALGVGFATRQIGSMTKPTTIISMDGDVITLKTVSTFKSTEISFKLGEEFDESTADDRKVKSLVTIDGGKLVHVQKWEGKETSLVREVDGNTLTLTLTLGNVVCTRSYMKAE
- the zcchc17 gene encoding zinc finger CCHC domain-containing protein 17; translation: MAHDHSREPAGLDGLPEMYSIIKGEVVSLTAYGAFVKIPGYRKQGLVHKSEMSASRVDNPSEIVDVGDQVWIKVIGKEIYDEKVKLSFSMKAVNQGTGRDLDPNNVMAEQDARRRRQFRDHTGQRITLEAVLNTTCKKCGCTGHFAKDCFSQPGLQYSLVPEEEESECVTQSTQSEPPKQRKEKKAKKEKKKRKRESVSDSDDAKRSEKKKKHKKHKHKTHK